The nucleotide sequence ATATAGCACTATAAATGCCATTAGAACCAACATTATTATATTTATACATCCTATAGTAGACATTATTTTGCTTTGAAAGAATGGTAAATACTTATTATTAAACATTTCAGCATAATGCTCTAATGAAGCTTGAATACCCATAAATGTTGACAATAGATTCTTTCGGCATTGTACTACTTTGCATACTATACATTAGAAGCATTTCTTTCTGCCGCTGAAACTATATATTTAGTTTATTGATCTATGCTTATAAAAAGGAGCCAATTAGTTTTTCCAATTGGCTCCAACATTTTTTAATCTTATGTTCTTTCTAAATCCTCTTAAAAATTACTGACACTAATCTTTGAACTTACCATTTTTAATCATCCATGGAAATATTTTTTTATTCATTATTTCAGCCAAAATAAAAACTGATATTGTTCCTCCAAACATCATATAGAAATTATCCTTGTATGCTCCTAAAATTGAAATTAGAAGTGGAGATAATATAAGAAACAGCATAAATGTTCCCAAGTATTTTTTAGTCTTATAAGCTGATAAAATAAAAATTAGAATCATAATAATAAATGCACATACCATAACTATTAAAGTTCCATTTTCTCCATACTTATTAGTTGCCCATCTGTTTAACATAGTTCCAAATAATACTCCATTTATACATATTAATTTCAATTTGTCTTTCAAAATTACTACCTCCCGTAGTGGCGTTTCTCTATTTTATCTTTATACTTGTCAATTTGCTCTCCAATAAAAATACTTAATACAAAACCTCCAGCTTCAACAGCAGCTTCTGGAAGAAATGAGGCTATAATAGATGCTCCAATAGCTTTAGTCATTAAATTTCCTGCTATTGCACCTCCTGCACCTGACAATGAATCTGCAAATGCACTGAAATACTCTTTTCCACTCAAATCTCCAATTACATCATCAGTCGTAAAGATTGCAGTCCCCGTATATTGAGACGCATGACTTATAATACTGCGTGATAGTGTTGCTGGTTTTTTTATTGCCATAGTCACGCCATGTTCACTTGGTGTCCATCCTGTAATAGTCCTTTTTATGGCTCTATTTGCTATATATCCTGATCCTCCGTCAATTAATCCCGAAGCAGTATTTGAAGCCCATGATGAAAGTTTTGTTATTCTATTGTGTATACTCGATGCAACCTTTCTCACGGTAACCTTTACCTGTGCCACTTTCTTTGACACATATGCTTTTGCCTTGGTCACAACATTTACAACTTTCCTGTAAACTGCCGTCACATGTCTTTTCACTGCAGCTGCCGCCCTGCTCAGCCATCCAGGTAAACATCCACTCGGATCTGTCATATTAACAGGGTTATTCATCGAATATGCAAATACATTATGGGATAACAATACTCCTGTACCTCCTGCCGCAGCATCTGCATTTATATACCTTCCCCACTCAGGGTTATAGTATCTTGAGTTTAAGTAATAAAGCCCGGTTTCATTATCATTCATATATTAATTTTTATAAATAGAAAGAAGAAACTATAGAAACCCATATATAAATTTCTATAGTTTTTTCTTACCTTTACCATTACCTTATTATTTAAAATAATGATGATGAAAGGCATATATTGATACTATTACCTTTTATCTTTACAATCTCTATTTAAAATATATATTCATTTGTTTTTCATTTATTATTTTTATGCTTATAAATTCCATCAGCAATAGTTACTACTGTGAAACTTATATTAAGAATTATTATTATAATCAATATTACTATTTTATACTGTTGTGAACGCTGAGAATGATCATCTGGTATAATGCATAACACCATTACAGAAATCATTAATAATGCTACTATCACCACCTGTACAATTAAATACTTACGTTCTATTTTATTTCCTTTAAACCTATATACATAAACAAATATTAATATACCAACAATAATAAAAAATTCTGTCTTAAAGTCGACAAGTATCTCACCTGCAAATGTAGACCTTATGATATAAAGTACCAAAAGACCTATCGCAATCGGTCTACTATTATCTTTTCGCATATATGCCTCCACTGCATTTGTATTTTAATTAATCATTTTTCCAGATTAAATTTTTTGCAATTTCTGCAGCTGTCCCAAAAATCATTGCACTTCCAACAGCCACTCCTACTGGATTAGACCATCCAATAGCAATTGTCACTGCAGCAGCTGATATATCCAAAGCACCTCGTCCAATTGCTTCAGTAGAAGTATATCCGCTATGAAAATCTTCCCATACAGAATCAACAGTCATAGCTCCACCAATTACACCAATTCTTTCAATTTGACCAATGCCTCTCAAAAATGATGCACCTTTCACTGGTGCCAAAATTTCCTGTCCGGCACGTCTTAAGGATCTATTAGTTACTATTGGTATATAATCACGAACTCCCTTTAATGCTGAACTAGCTTTACCTTCTGCCCATGTAGCCGCAGTACTTTTTCCAACATTTCTTACCTGACTACTTGTCAAACTATGATATGCTGATTTAACATTTGCTACTATCTTCCTCACGGTAATCTTTACCTGTGCCACTTTCTTTGACACATATGCTTTTGCCTTGGTCACAACATTTACAACTTTCCTGTAAACTGCCGTCACATGTCTTTTCACTGCAGCTGCCGCCCTGCTGAGCCATCGAGGTAAGCAGCCACTCGGGTCTGTCATATTGACAGGGTTATTCATCGAATATGCAAATACGTTATGGGATAATAATACTCCTGTACCCCCTGCCGCAGCATCTGCATTTATATACCTTCCCCACTCAGGGTTATAGTATCTGGAGTTTAAGTAATAAAGCCCGGTTTCATTATCATATCTATATCCCCTGTATCTATAAGGATTTTTATATCCGGCATGTGCCGTATCACCTGTTATATCAACTCCGTCTGCATCCTTAATACTTATAAGCCTGCCCCAGGTATCATAAACATAACTTACTACCTGTGCGGTAGTATTATCAAACAGCCCTATTATATCCCCCTGGACGTTTCTTATATAGTAGTATTCTTCTCCATTTAAATTCATGCTTATTAAGTTGTCCTGGCTATCATAAGTATAGTATATCCTATCTGAACCATTATCTTCAAAGGTAATTTTATCCTGTGCAAGATAATACTTTGTGGTAACTCCATTTACACTTTTCTCTGTCCTTATTCCCGAATCATTATATTTATATACTATATCTTTTCCATTTCCAGATATTGATTTCAGCTGTCTTCCCTCTTCCCATTCACAGCTGCAGCCATTATAGGTCTTGAGGTTCCCTATTTCATCATACGTTATCTGTTTTCCATTATAATTTATCATCTTATCTTTCCAGACACTATCATAGCTATAAGTTATAGTTGTTCCATTTCCACCTGATCCGCGGGGTATTTCCACCTTACTCTTTATATTTCCGCCCTCATCATAGGTGTAAGTTATTTTTTTGTTTAGTGCATCGTTGTCTTCCTCAACTAATTCATTTAATTCGTTATAGTAATATGATATATTTTCCCTCTCTCCCGAGAAAACAGATACTTCTGAAATGTTTACTATATTTCCATTCTCATCATACTTATAGTTTATAGGGTGGTCTTTATTTTGTATGGTGGTTATCCTGTCTGTTGTCGAATGCAGTTTACTCCCGGATTCATGACTGTAGTAAACATCAAAATTTTTAAGCCCTATGCTGGTTATCTTTTTTGACAGACTCCCGAGCCTCGTATCATATTCATATTTTACCCTGCTCCCGTGATACATTTTGAGTACTTCCGGATCTGTTAGTTCTTTTGGGGTAAAACTAAATCTCTTTACAAGCCCCTTTAATATATAGTCCCCGCTTATATTGCTCCCGACTGCCGTCTTAACTCCCGTAAAATCTCTAAAGTCTGCCGCAGCCACATCTTTTTTGTAGGCCTTTCCATTTAAATATAAGCTGCAGTGTAAGTTTACTTCATCAAATGCCCATACTACCGCCGTAAAATACCACTGATTTGGTATTAATTCCTCCTCAGTTGTTATTACACTTTTAAAATTGCTTGAACTGTCCATTATACCTAAGTTGAGCTTGTTATTATCGTCTACATACACATTTAAAAGGTTTCTATCTGTTCCTTCATTTGCAATTATTAGCCTCGAACCTCTTCCCCCCGAGCTTATATTTGCCCAGGCTGTCATAGTTCCATTATTTCTGCTTATTCCAAGGTCATATACAACCTTTGTCCCCGGATAAGCATAAAGTACGGATTTTCCATCTTCATCTATTCCATACACGGCATTTTGCTCTACTGGCAGTGTCCCTTTACTTCCCGTGGCATCTCCCATAAACGGGAAGTATTCTGCATCCTCATTGTCATCTATGCCGTCACCATATAGTACCTGTGTTGGTTTGTCATCCCCGTCATATTCATACCTGGTTTCATACAGTTTCCCATTGATTTTCTGATATATTCCCGTTTCATTGTCCTCTTTGTCCCTTGAAAATTTAGTATAGTTTATATTATTTGGATTTTCCGGGTCCAGTTCTTCTATTCTCACTAATCTGTCCGATAAATCATAGATATATCTGTAATTTTTGTTATTGACTTTATCTTCGTGATAGGCAAGGTTCTCATTTCCATCATATTTATAGATATACCTTGTTTCACCCATGAATCTCCTTGCAATTATCCTGTCTAAATTGTCATACTCCAGAGATACACTTTGGTTGTTGCCATATGTTGAATCGAGGAGATTTCCTGTGGATCTGTCAAAATTGTTGGCTACCAAATTTTGATCTCCCACATAAACTTTGCTGTTGTTTCCAAGGGCGTCATATTCAAATTTATAGTTAAAACCATTATGAGTTATGGTTTCTATCCTGTCATCTTTATAACTGTAACTATTTGTTACGATATTTCCCGTATCCTCCGGCATGGATCTATTATAAAGCAGTTTTATATCCCCGTCTGAAAGTGCATTTCTGCTGTAAGCAAAGCTTTCTATAAATCCGTTCAATTCATATTTGCTATATACGTTACTACCAGCTGCCGTTATTACACCTGTAAAATCTCTAAAGTCACCTGACGAACCGGTATAAATTTTGTCATTTATATACAAAGTGCAGTTTAAAGTACCGGTATAATTTGACTGGTTCACTGTCCACTGCCATTTTAAAGCTGTAAAATACCAGGTATCAGTTGAAATTGTCAAATCATCTGCAGTAATAATATTCTGGGTGCTACCGTCACCTTTTAAAGAATTCAGTACCATTTTATTATCATCATTTATATAAAGGTTAAATAAAACTGTGGCATTTTCATTAGAAAAGATTATTCTCGTGCCACTGCCTTTTGTATTAAACCATACTGCCATAGTTCCCGATTTTTTATCCAGTCCTAAATCATAGTACAGTTTTGAACTTGTACGTGTCCCCGGGCTGTACGGTGTGCATATATTATTTTCCTCCAGCTGTACTGAATCAAATCTAATTTTATTGCTGTCCCTTACGGCACTCCTTAATATAACATAGAAACTCTTTGTCCCTGCCGGGAGAGTTAAGAAATTATTTATTCTTATCCACTCATTTGGATCTATTGGTTTTTCATAGTTTTGATATCCACCTGTAATTTCAAGGCCATTACTATCCAGACACATTACACCGAGTCTAGGATTGTCAGTACCAATCCTTTTTGCATATGCACTTAAGGTATAAGTTTTCGGGCTGGTTAGCGCTGTTTCAAAGGTGATTACCTGATAGGCAACTGAATTAGTTGCACTTCCATTCGTAAGACCATCTGAATCATAACATTCAAGGCAGCTGCTCCCGTTAACACCATCTGAAACAATCCTCCATTTTCCTGTGGAGTTATCCCAATCTGACAACTGCCACAAGTTAGTTCCATCTTCAAAAGAGGAATTTGTAAGCAAATTTATTCCCGCGTCAAAGGATGCAAATGCTGTTTTTCCACTGTCGTCCTTATCAAATACTGCATTTTCCTCTAAAGTCTTTGTTCCCTTGCTGCCTTCAGTATTCGTGTTTAATGGAAATTTCTCTAAGTTTCTGCTCCCGGGATCCAGCAAAAACTTTGATGTACTAACAAGCCTATCCATATCATCATGATTATAAGTGATTTTGTTTCCCTTAGGATCTGTAACCCCAAGTAGCAAATCTTTCTTTTCATCATAATGATTTATTACCGAACTATCTTTTCCATCTGTAACAGACTTGGTATAGTTCCCACTTATACTGTAACTTGCGGTAGACTGCATAAAAAGCGAATTGTCTCCATCCGTTTTGCCTGCTGTAGATGTAAGGACATTTCCACTACTGTCATAGGTAAAAGTATATGGTATCTGCATTGCCGAAATTGCTTTTGTTACATTACGTTTGCTGTCATATTCATATTTAAAAGTTCCGCTCGTCGGCATGGTGGCTTTTATAAGGTCATTGTCATCATTGTATTCAAAGCTGCTCTTCTGTTTTGCTAAACTTGCGGCAGAAACTATATTTCCCCTGTCATCATAACTATAGCTCTCTCCATATTCTTCTTTATAGAACTGAACATTTGTAAAGTATGCCGCATTTAAGTTATTGTAATATTCCATATACAGAGAGACCTTTTTATAGTCATTTTTAGCCACTATAATATTTGATACATACTGCCAGGTATTTAAATCTTCATTAAAGGATACTAAAAACCAGTCAGTCCCTGTATCATCTGTTTTCTTAAGTCCTACCTCAAGAGAAAATCTTCTTACTTTGTCTATGTCTAAGTTAGGATCATTTAAAGGTACCGAATCTCCCTTTGCCCATGCTGATGCTATAAAACTGTCA is from Clostridium fermenticellae and encodes:
- a CDS encoding RHS repeat-associated core domain-containing protein, translated to MNDNETGLYYLNSRYYNPEWGRYINADAAAGGTGVLLSHNVFAYSMNNPVNMTDPSGCLPGWLSRAAAAVKRHVTAVYRKVVNVVTKAKAYVSKKVAQVKVTVRKVASSIHNRITKLSSWASNTASGLIDGGSGYIANRAIKRTITGWTPSEHGVTMAIKKPATLSRSIISHASQYTGTAIFTTDDVIGDLSGKEYFSAFADSLSGAGGAIAGNLMTKAIGASIIASFLPEAAVEAGGFVLSIFIGEQIDKYKDKIEKRHYGR
- a CDS encoding DNRLRE domain-containing protein; amino-acid sequence: MEDEEREYPIVIDPTVITEQNKESIFDSYVSSAAPTTNYTGDVILKVGNDTYSGVTRSYIRFKLPTDKLTTGDMVIAGYLDLWLAGQNDNACQINVHKVLNDWSDLSITWNNVPSIDDSKIQDYNLVKGDWGEPMTWDVTRVVKEWLSSGVNYGIMLKNSDETVGYNQFLSSNVSEYDEYGNHLAEARPRIRIDYINNSGLEDYWTFHNQTAGRAGTGYVNDYNGNLIFVHNDLAMDGNKMPLTLNHIFNSNDRNSSRGYGLGWRLNLNQKVDFVTIGEGEFYVYTDEDGTKHYFYYDASTATYKEQLGSDLTFTKNSDNSYIIKDKNGGTLEFVPGGYLYKIKDKNDNTITLSYDGVILKKITDGAGRVTTLDVLSNGYLVGIIDPGGRRTSFAYNGIQLSKITYPDGKYSVFYYDNNNNLIEAVNYDNYMLNYSYYTEAPYRISGIEEFGTDGIAGRRLGIEYNYNTTTFTDAKGRKNIYQFTDYGTTASIQDNSGSAEVYKYYNSNKYDKTAPNLYNKLNLTSKMQKFTKNYLKNHGAEKENSDWTPGNFEGKEINASFTTEEAYIGQRSLKIVKNDISSRDFYRQYVTSLSRGKDYVFSAYIKTMDITKVNNKGAGLFVVYQDTSGNYNTIEGNMYIQGSNDWVRQELKFVLPYDTDLSTVSISAGIIEETGTVYLDCLQLEDGDIPSRYNLIENADFSYDEVTPPGWTKDSQSDNNDRVVNTDNGKAYEIIGGSGKQKYLLQEFTMSGKTGDSFIASAWAKGDSVPLNDPNLDIDKVRRFSLEVGLKKTDDTGTDWFLVSFNEDLNTWQYVSNIIVAKNDYKKVSLYMEYYNNLNAAYFTNVQFYKEEYGESYSYDDRGNIVSAASLAKQKSSFEYNDDNDLIKATMPTSGTFKYEYDSKRNVTKAISAMQIPYTFTYDSSGNVLTSTAGKTDGDNSLFMQSTASYSISGNYTKSVTDGKDSSVINHYDEKKDLLLGVTDPKGNKITYNHDDMDRLVSTSKFLLDPGSRNLEKFPLNTNTEGSKGTKTLEENAVFDKDDSGKTAFASFDAGINLLTNSSFEDGTNLWQLSDWDNSTGKWRIVSDGVNGSSCLECYDSDGLTNGSATNSVAYQVITFETALTSPKTYTLSAYAKRIGTDNPRLGVMCLDSNGLEITGGYQNYEKPIDPNEWIRINNFLTLPAGTKSFYVILRSAVRDSNKIRFDSVQLEENNICTPYSPGTRTSSKLYYDLGLDKKSGTMAVWFNTKGSGTRIIFSNENATVLFNLYINDDNKMVLNSLKGDGSTQNIITADDLTISTDTWYFTALKWQWTVNQSNYTGTLNCTLYINDKIYTGSSGDFRDFTGVITAAGSNVYSKYELNGFIESFAYSRNALSDGDIKLLYNRSMPEDTGNIVTNSYSYKDDRIETITHNGFNYKFEYDALGNNSKVYVGDQNLVANNFDRSTGNLLDSTYGNNQSVSLEYDNLDRIIARRFMGETRYIYKYDGNENLAYHEDKVNNKNYRYIYDLSDRLVRIEELDPENPNNINYTKFSRDKEDNETGIYQKINGKLYETRYEYDGDDKPTQVLYGDGIDDNEDAEYFPFMGDATGSKGTLPVEQNAVYGIDEDGKSVLYAYPGTKVVYDLGISRNNGTMTAWANISSGGRGSRLIIANEGTDRNLLNVYVDDNNKLNLGIMDSSSNFKSVITTEEELIPNQWYFTAVVWAFDEVNLHCSLYLNGKAYKKDVAAADFRDFTGVKTAVGSNISGDYILKGLVKRFSFTPKELTDPEVLKMYHGSRVKYEYDTRLGSLSKKITSIGLKNFDVYYSHESGSKLHSTTDRITTIQNKDHPINYKYDENGNIVNISEVSVFSGERENISYYYNELNELVEEDNDALNKKITYTYDEGGNIKSKVEIPRGSGGNGTTITYSYDSVWKDKMINYNGKQITYDEIGNLKTYNGCSCEWEEGRQLKSISGNGKDIVYKYNDSGIRTEKSVNGVTTKYYLAQDKITFEDNGSDRIYYTYDSQDNLISMNLNGEEYYYIRNVQGDIIGLFDNTTAQVVSYVYDTWGRLISIKDADGVDITGDTAHAGYKNPYRYRGYRYDNETGLYYLNSRYYNPEWGRYINADAAAGGTGVLLSHNVFAYSMNNPVNMTDPSGCLPRWLSRAAAAVKRHVTAVYRKVVNVVTKAKAYVSKKVAQVKITVRKIVANVKSAYHSLTSSQVRNVGKSTAATWAEGKASSALKGVRDYIPIVTNRSLRRAGQEILAPVKGASFLRGIGQIERIGVIGGAMTVDSVWEDFHSGYTSTEAIGRGALDISAAAVTIAIGWSNPVGVAVGSAMIFGTAAEIAKNLIWKND